One Eptesicus fuscus isolate TK198812 chromosome 11, DD_ASM_mEF_20220401, whole genome shotgun sequence genomic region harbors:
- the LOC129150681 gene encoding LOW QUALITY PROTEIN: uncharacterized protein LOC129150681 (The sequence of the model RefSeq protein was modified relative to this genomic sequence to represent the inferred CDS: inserted 1 base in 1 codon; substituted 1 base at 1 genomic stop codon): MGQSTSTPLSLTLGRWSEVKGRAQNLSLVIKKSKWQTFCSSEWPNFKVGWPPEGSFHLPLIREVRNLVFQPGRHGHPDQEPYILVWQDLCENPPVWVKPFLPPDSLSRSSVSASEPAILPVKPALPSPPPSVPPVLPDSQPDLFLLDPPPPPYASARAPRRDQGPPPAPGPVPPPMSPMAASPDSTLEGPPPPPGSGPALRTRSRFQPDEGPVATTLPLRPYGPMVDNGERGEMPALQYWPFSSSDLYNWKNNNPPFSEDPTRLTGLVESLMFSHQPTWEDCQQLLGTLFTTEERDRILLEARKNVRGLDGRPTQLPNIIDDIFPLTRPNWDPNSSEGREHLSSYRQALVAGLRAASRRPTNLAKVREVVQGPTESPAVFLERLMEAYRRFTPFDPQSEDQRASVAMAFIGQSATDIRRKLQRLEGLQDLTLRDLVKEADKVFHKRETEEEKEERKEKEREEREDARDKKRNKELTKILATVVDSGKKQKEKGGSTGPRPSLDPNQCAYCKEHGHWKKDCPKRPKKGLQAKQPALLALDEDXGRRGSDPLPELRVKFNVEGTPIDFEVDTGAVYSVLQAPLGPLSTKRSLVRGANGSRYRAWTTRRTMDLGRGKVHHSFLVIPDCPAPLMGRDLLTKLKARITFDPEGPRVEFLSPLVERPVVTALTMSVEDEYRLYNSPVEKQDMTTWLEEYPDAWAEKAGLGLAENQPPVVVTLKTSAAPIRVRQYPMSREAREGIRPHIQKLIQEGVLRPCQSAWNTPLLPVKKPGTGDYRPVQDLREINSRVQDIHPTVPNPYNLLSTLQPDRTWYTVLDLKDAFFCLRLCESSQPLFAFEWIDPEAGIAGQLTWTRLPQGFKNSPTIFDEALHQDLGSFRTRHPEVTLLQYVDDLLLAAPSQEECEYGTRSLLQELAQLGYRASAKKAQICRREVTFLGYTLREGKRWLTEARKKTVVQIPVPASRKQLREFLGTAGFCRLWIPGFASLAAPLYPLLKGDAEFSWGPEQQQAFDDIKRALLSAPALALPDVEKPFTLYIEEQGGTARGVLTQTLGPWRRPVAYLSKRLDSVAGGWPRCLKAIAAAALLAKDADKLTLGQKLTIIAPHALESIIRQPPDRWLSNARITHYQSILLDKDRVTFGPPSTLNPATLLPDEAADPVLHSCQDILAEEAGIRHDLKDLPLPNSEVTWFTDGSSFLREGKRHAGAAVVSRTKTIWSAGLPEGTSAQKAELIALTKALELAKGKKATIYTDSRYAFATAHVHGAIYQQRGLLTSARKDIKHKAEILGLLAAVLLPTELAIVHCPGHQKGSDPIAVGNRRADEEAKAAALRGAGVLALITETPEENLAPTTVKSKEQQATSYLQHVHQLTHLGARKMQELLREQPFSLAATENKRLTEQVAKNCQACQIVNAHQSQTSEGKRLRRNRPGQFWEVDFTEIRPAKYGLRFLLVFVDTFSRWVEAYPTRKETAQVVXKKNYRRTFSSVWTAPGDLKVPHSFHVGDSVFVRRHQTHSLEPRWKGPYVVLLTTPTAVKVDGISSWIHASHLKPAPQPGPEWTMERTDNPLKLRLRRKPLPAQSDGR; this comes from the exons ATGGGCCAGAGTACTTCTACTCCTTTGTCCCTGACCCTAGGCCGCTGGTCAGAGGTCAAGGGACGAGCTCAAAATCTTTCCCTTGTCATCAAAAAGAGCAAATGGCAGACTTTCTGCTCGTCCGAGTGGCCTAACTTTAAGGTCGGATGGCCCCCGGAGGGGTCTTTCCATTTGCCTCTCATAAGGGAAGTGAGGAATCTTGTTTTTCAGCCTGGCCGACATGGACACCCGGACCAGGAGCCTTACATTTTGGTGTGGCAAGACTTATGTGAAAATCCCCCGGTGTGGGTTAAGCCCTTTTTACCCCCTGATTCCCTCTCTAGGTCGTCGGTCTCCGCTTCCGAACCTGCTATTCTTCCTGTAAAGccagctctgccttctcctccaccctctgttCCCCCGGTTCTTCCGGACTCACAACCTGATCTTTTCCTTCTTGATCCCCCGCCACCTCCTTATGCCTCGGCCAGAGCTCCGCGGCGCGACCAAGGACCTCCTCCGGCACCTGGCCCAGTTCCTCCACCCATGTCCCCGATGGCGGCCTCCCCAGATTCTACTCTTGAgggccccccgccgccgccaggCAGCGGACCTGCACTGCGGACTCGGAGCCGATTCCAGCCAGACGAAGGGCCTGTAGCCACTACTCTGCCGTTGCGCCCATATGGGCCAATGGTAGACAATGGGGAAAGGGGGGAAATGCCGGCCCTCCAATATTGGCCCTTTTCCTCCTCAGACCTgtataattggaaaaataataatcctcCTTTCTCTGAGGACCCCACCCGACTAACAGGTCTCGTGGAGTCTCTCATGTTCTCTCATCAGCCCACCTGGGAAGACTGCCAACAGCTACTCGGGACTCTCTTCACTACTGAAGAGAGAGACCGCATACTTCTAGAAGCACGAAAGAACGTCCGGGGACTAGACGGGCGTCCGACGCAGTTGCCGAACATCATTGATGACATCTTCCCGCTAACGCGCCCTAATTGGGATCCAAATTCTTCAGAAGGTAGGGAGCATCTGTCCTCCTATCGCCAGGCTCTTGTGGCGGGTCTCCGGGCAGCTTCCAGGCGGCCCACCAATTTGGCTAAGGTAAGAGAGGTCGTTCAGGGCCCCACTGAGTCCCCCGCGGTCTTTTTAGAAAGGCTAATGGAAGCCTATCGGAGGTTCACACCCTTTGACCCGCAATCGGAGGACCAAAGGGCTTCAGTGGCCATGGCCTTCATTGGCCAGTCCGCTACCGATATACGGCGTAAGTTACAACGCCTAGAAGGATTACAAGACCTCACCCTTAGAGATTTAGTCAAAGAAGCAGATAAAGTTTTTCACAAAAgggaaacagaggaagaaaaggaagagcggaaggaaaaagagagagaggaaagagaagatgctagagacaaaaaaagaaataaagaattaacTAAAATCCTGGCCACAGTGGTAGATagtggaaagaaacagaaagaaaagggaggcagTACCGGGCCACGGCCAAGCTTAGACCCGAACCAGTGTGCCTACTGCAAGGAACATGGGCACTGGAAGAAAGACTGTCCTAAGAGACCCAAGAAGGGCCTGCAGGCTAAGCAGCCTGCCCTGTTAGCCCTGGATGAAGATTAGGGGCGACGGGGCTCGGACCCCCTCCCCGAGCTCAGGGTAAAGTTTAACGTGGAGGGGACTCCCATTGACTTTGAAGTAGACACTGGAGCCGTTTACTCGGTTTTGCAAGCGCCCTTGGGACCACTGTCAACCAAGCGGTCTTTAGTAAGAGGTGCCAATGGGAGCCGATACCGGGCTTGGACTACCAGGAGGACCATGGACCTGGGAAGGGGAAAAGTCCATCACTCCTTCCTTGTGATACCTGATTGCCCGGCCCCATTAATGGGGAGAGACCTGCTCACTAAACTGAAGGCCCGCATCACCTTCGACCCTGAGGGACCCAGAGTAGAGTTTCTGAGTCCCTTGGTAGAACGGCCGGTAGTCACAGCCCTAACTATGTCTGTAGAAGATGAGTATCGCCTGTACAACTCTCCAGTAGAAAAGCAGGACATGACAACCTGGCTTGAGGAGTATCCAGATGCTTGGGCCGAGAAGGCCGGGCTAGGGCTGGCGGAAAACCAACCCCCAGTGGTGGTCACCCTAAAGACCTCTGCAGCACCAATTCGGGTCAGACAGTACCCCATGAGTAGGGAGGCTCGGGAAGGAATTAGACCACACATTCAGAAGCTAATCCAAGAGGGGGTTTTGAGGCCCTGCCAGTCAGCCTGGAACACACCACTCCTCCCTGTCAAAAAGCCAGGAACGGGAGATTACCGACCAGTGCAGGATCTGAGGGAAATTAATAGTAGGGTACAGGACATACATCCCACTGTACCTAACCCCTACAACCTTCTAAGCACCCTTCAACCTGACAGAACCTGGTATACTGTATTAGATTTGAAGGATGCTTTCTTCTGTCTACGGCTTTGTGAAAGCAGCCAACCATTGTTTGCCTTTGAATGGATTGATCCAGAGGCCGGGATAGCGGGGCAACTGACCTGGACAAGGCTACCCCAGGGCTTTAAGAACTCACCCACCATTTTTGATGAGGCCCTCCACCAGGACCTGGGTTCCTTCAGAACCCGACACCCGGAGGTGACTCTGCTCCAGTACGTAGACGACCTACTGTTGGCTGCACCGTCTCAGGAGGAATGTGAGTATGGGACCCGTTCCCTATTGCAAGAACTTGCTCAGCTGGGGTACCGGGCGTCAGCTAAGAAGGCCCAGATATGCAGGCGGGAAGTAACTTTCCTAGGATATACTCTCCGGGAAGGAAAGCGGTGGTTGACGGAGGCCCGGAAAAAGACTGTTGTGCAGATTCCCGTACCCGCCTCCAGGAAACAACTCCGAGAGTTCCTGGGGACGGCTGGGTTCTGTAGACTATGGATCCCGGGGTTTGCATCATTAGCCGCCCCACTTTATCCACTTCTAAAAGGGGATGCGGAATTTTCCTGGGGGCCAGAACAGCAGCAGGCCTTTGATGACATCAAGAGGGCCCTATTGTcagccccagcactggcactCCCCGATGTTGAGAAACCCTTCACCCTCTACATAGAGGAGCAAGGAGGGACAGCCCGAGGAGTCCTAACCCAGACCCTAGGACCCTGGAGGAGGCCAGTGGCCTATCTGTCCAAACGCTTGGACTCGGTAGCAGGAGGATGGCCCCGCTGTCTTAAAGCTATCGCTGCCGCTGCTCTGTTAGCCAAAGATGCCGATAAACTGACTCTAGGacaaaaattgaccatcatagccCCGCATGCTTTGGAAAGCATTATCAGGCAGCCCCCAGACCGGTGGCTCTCAAATGCACGCATCACCCATTATCAGAGCATTTTGTTGGATAAGGATCGAGTAACCTTTGGGCCCCCTTCTACCTTaaaccctgccaccctgctcccgGACGAAGCTGCGGATCCAGTCTTGCACTCCTGCCAAGACATCctggcagaggaagcaggaatcCGCCACGACCTGAAGGACCTTCCATTACCCAACTCAGAAGTAACCTGGTTCACGGACGGTAGCAGCTTCCTGCGAGAGGGTAAGAGACATGCGGGGGCGGCGGTGGTCAGCAGAACTAAGACCATATGGTcagcagggctgccagaagggacCTCAGCCCAGAAAGCGGAGCTGATTGCTCTCACAAAAGCCTTAGAATTGGCTAAAGGAAAAAAGGCTACCATCTATACAGACAGTCGCTATGCATTTGCTACTGCTCATGTACATGGGGCCATATACCAACAAAGAGGACTACTAACCTCAGCCAGAAAGGACATTAAGCACAAGGCTGAAATCCTTGGACTATTGGCGGCAGTTCTGCTGCCCACCGAATTGGCTATAGTCCATTGCCCTGGTCATCAGAAAGGATCAGACCCTATAGCCGTAGGGAATCGGCGGGCAGATGAGGAAGCCAAGGCAGCAGCTCTTCGAGGGGCAGGAGTTCTGGCACTAATAACTGAGACCCCAGAGGAGAATCTGGCACCCACGACTGTTAAAAGTAAGGAACAACAGGCAACTTCCTACTTACAGCACGTTCatcagctcactcatctaggtgcCAGAAAAATGCAAGAACTGCTGAGGGAACAACCCTTTTCCTTAGCGGCTACAGAGAACAAGAGGTTGACGGAACAAGTAGCTAAGAATTGCCAGGCCTGTCAGATTGTGAATGCACATCAAtcccaaacctcagagggtaAGAGACTAAGAAGAAATAGGCCTGGCCAATTCTGGGAAGTAGACTTTACTGAAATCAGGCCAGCCAAATATGGGTTAagatttctcttagtttttgtagATACTTTCTCAAGATGGGTAGAGGCCTACCCCACCCGgaaggaaacagcccaagtgg gtaaaaaaaattatagaagaacttTTTCCTCGGTTTGGACTGCCCCAG GAGACCTCAAGGTGCCCCACTCCTTCCACGTTGGAGATTCAGTGTTCGTGAGGAGGCACCAGACCCACAGCTTAGAGCCCCGGTGGAAAGGACCCTACGTAGTGCTGCTGACCACTCCAACTGCGGTGAAAGTAGATGGCATCTCATcatggatccatgcctctcatctCAAGCCTGCCCCACAGCCAGGACCTGAATGGACAATGGAGAGGACTGACAATCCTCTTAAGCTTCGCCTTCGCCGTAAGCCCTTGCCTGCCCAGTCCGATGGCAGGTAA